A stretch of Arcobacter sp. LA11 DNA encodes these proteins:
- the dmpG gene encoding 4-hydroxy-2-oxovalerate aldolase, with protein MDLRGKKVTLHDMSLRDGMHSIRHQFTLEQMTKMSMAMDEAGVPMIEVTHGDGLGGTSLNYGFGLHSDEEWLDAVVPNVKQTKVSALLLPGIGIVKDLERAVEHGISTVRVATHCTEADCSQQHITKAKEMGLDTVGFLMMAHMVDEKRIVEEARKMVSYGANCIYATDSAGYMLPDMVSARIGALKKEFGDEIEIGFHGHNNMSMGVANSLAAIESGATRIDASLAGFGAGSGNTAMEVLVAVLNRMGVETGIDLNKIEDAAEDIALPIMGKPTRISRDSLTLGYAGVYSSFLLFARRAEAKYGIDTRTILEELGRRGTVGGQEDMIEDLALDMAKEQGLI; from the coding sequence ATGGATTTAAGAGGAAAAAAAGTAACTCTTCATGATATGTCATTAAGAGATGGAATGCACTCTATTAGACATCAGTTTACATTAGAACAAATGACAAAAATGTCAATGGCTATGGATGAAGCGGGTGTTCCTATGATTGAGGTGACTCATGGAGATGGCTTAGGAGGAACTTCACTTAATTATGGTTTTGGTTTACATAGTGATGAAGAGTGGTTAGATGCTGTTGTTCCTAATGTAAAACAAACAAAAGTATCTGCTCTTTTACTTCCTGGTATTGGAATTGTAAAAGATTTAGAACGAGCAGTAGAACATGGAATTTCAACTGTTAGGGTTGCAACACATTGTACTGAAGCTGATTGTTCTCAACAACATATCACAAAAGCTAAAGAGATGGGCTTAGATACAGTTGGTTTTTTAATGATGGCACATATGGTTGACGAAAAAAGAATTGTTGAAGAAGCTAGAAAGATGGTTTCATATGGTGCAAATTGTATTTATGCAACAGATTCTGCTGGATATATGTTACCAGATATGGTTAGTGCAAGAATAGGGGCTTTGAAAAAAGAGTTTGGAGATGAAATTGAAATTGGATTTCACGGTCATAATAATATGTCTATGGGTGTTGCTAATTCTCTGGCTGCAATCGAATCAGGGGCAACTAGAATTGATGCTTCACTAGCAGGATTTGGAGCAGGTTCTGGAAATACAGCAATGGAAGTTTTAGTAGCTGTTTTAAATAGAATGGGTGTTGAAACTGGAATTGATTTAAATAAAATTGAAGATGCAGCTGAAGATATCGCTTTACCAATTATGGGGAAACCTACAAGAATTTCTAGAGATTCTTTAACTCTTGGATATGCAGGTGTTTACTCTTCTTTTTTACTTTTTGCACGTCGTGCTGAAGCAAAATATGGAATAGATACAAGAACTATTTTAGAAGAACTAGGTCGAAGAGGAACTGTTGGTGGTCAAGAAGATATGATTGAAGATTTAGCATTAGATATGGCAAAAGAGCAAGGATTAATATAA
- a CDS encoding ketopantoate reductase family protein: MNYIILGAGGIGSYYGAKLLETGHNVIFIARGKHLKALKENGLNLSHPTFKFNKKVLAFSLDEIKLNNLPQIDAIILTTKSTTTNNVAKDLSKIFNDNQKCPFIVSLQNGVENEDILCNYFPKDKIIGALSRKIGAHIVKPGYIEATGIVETIIGTLEKTSSNKIFLQNFSSEIKKSGILCEVTDNIKLELWKKLIINNGVNAICALLEIKTGVLMHNKKLSQIVYGLMEETASAAKAVNIVIEKEDINLMFELIRNFDSIKPSMLIDKEFKRPLEIDEICGVVIKYNEMQGFDSPYTRTVASILEFTYNLK; this comes from the coding sequence ATGAATTACATTATTCTAGGTGCTGGTGGAATTGGGTCTTATTATGGTGCAAAACTATTAGAAACAGGACATAATGTAATTTTTATTGCAAGGGGCAAACATTTAAAGGCATTAAAAGAAAATGGTTTAAATTTGTCCCATCCAACTTTTAAGTTTAATAAAAAAGTTTTGGCTTTTAGTTTGGATGAAATAAAACTAAATAATCTTCCTCAAATAGATGCAATAATTTTAACTACAAAATCAACTACAACTAATAATGTTGCAAAAGATTTATCCAAAATTTTTAATGATAATCAAAAATGTCCCTTTATTGTTTCTTTACAAAATGGTGTTGAAAATGAAGATATTTTATGTAACTATTTTCCAAAAGATAAAATAATAGGAGCACTTAGTAGAAAAATAGGAGCTCATATTGTAAAACCTGGTTATATTGAAGCTACAGGTATTGTAGAGACAATAATTGGTACTTTAGAAAAAACTTCTAGTAATAAAATATTTTTACAGAACTTTTCATCAGAAATTAAAAAATCAGGTATTTTATGTGAAGTTACAGATAATATAAAATTAGAGTTGTGGAAGAAATTGATTATTAACAATGGTGTAAATGCTATATGCGCTTTATTAGAAATAAAAACTGGTGTTTTAATGCATAATAAAAAGTTATCTCAAATTGTATATGGATTGATGGAAGAAACAGCAAGTGCTGCAAAGGCTGTAAATATAGTTATTGAGAAAGAGGATATTAATCTAATGTTTGAATTAATAAGAAATTTTGATTCGATTAAACCTTCAATGTTAATAGATAAAGAATTCAAAAGGCCTCTTGAAATTGATGAGATATGTGGAGTTGTTATAAAATATAATGAAATGCAAGGATTTGATTCTCCATATACAAGAACAGTAGCTAGTATATTAGAATTTACTTATAATCTAAAATAG
- a CDS encoding 2-hydroxymuconate tautomerase, whose product MPIATINIIEGRSDEKKEDLIIKVTQAIHESIDAPIESIRVILNEMPKQHFGIAGKSIKKLGK is encoded by the coding sequence ATGCCAATTGCAACAATAAATATAATTGAAGGAAGATCTGATGAAAAAAAAGAGGATCTTATTATAAAAGTAACTCAAGCTATTCATGAATCAATTGATGCTCCTATTGAATCAATAAGAGTGATATTAAACGAGATGCCAAAACAACATTTTGGAATAGCTGGTAAAAGTATAAAAAAGTTAGGTAAATAG
- a CDS encoding alpha/beta fold hydrolase, translating into MENPEIAHSIKTGNFKTNYHDMGSGETVIFIHGSGPGVSAFANWRLCMPDLSENFRVLAPDMAGFGFTERLENSSYNMDVWVKQIIDLMDALDIKKTNLVGNSFGGALALSLTIKYPERFKKIVLMGSMGVEFELTAGLDQAWGYTPSLENMKSLLDTFAYSRVLVTNELAKLRYDASIRPGFQESFSSMFPAPRQNSVRDMASKEEDIKKIDKDVLIIHGRDDKVIPFENSIRLHSLIQKSQLHGFGECGHWSQIEHKDRFNKIVKDFFME; encoded by the coding sequence ATGGAAAACCCAGAAATAGCACATAGTATAAAAACTGGAAACTTTAAAACAAATTATCATGATATGGGAAGTGGCGAAACAGTAATATTTATTCATGGCTCAGGACCAGGTGTTTCTGCTTTTGCAAACTGGAGATTATGTATGCCAGATTTATCTGAAAACTTTAGAGTACTTGCCCCTGATATGGCTGGTTTTGGTTTTACTGAAAGGCTAGAAAATTCAAGTTATAATATGGATGTTTGGGTTAAACAAATAATCGATTTAATGGATGCCTTAGATATCAAAAAAACAAATCTTGTTGGAAACTCATTTGGTGGTGCTTTAGCATTATCTTTAACGATTAAATATCCTGAAAGGTTTAAAAAAATTGTACTTATGGGATCAATGGGTGTTGAATTTGAATTAACAGCAGGACTTGATCAAGCTTGGGGTTATACTCCAAGTTTAGAAAACATGAAATCTTTACTTGATACTTTTGCATATAGTAGAGTTTTAGTAACAAATGAGTTAGCAAAGTTAAGATATGATGCAAGTATACGTCCAGGTTTTCAAGAGTCATTTTCTTCAATGTTTCCAGCTCCTAGACAAAATTCGGTTAGAGATATGGCAAGTAAAGAAGAAGATATAAAGAAAATTGATAAAGATGTATTGATTATTCATGGAAGAGATGATAAAGTTATTCCTTTTGAAAACTCTATAAGGTTACATAGTTTAATCCAAAAATCTCAATTACATGGATTTGGGGAGTGTGGACATTGGAGTCAAATTGAACACAAAGATAGATTTAATAAAATAGTAAAAGATTTTTTTATGGAGTAA
- the dmpH gene encoding 2-oxo-3-hexenedioate decarboxylase — protein MALDKATIEKLAKHCEDAEVQAYEITKITDDYPQMTYEDAYDIQWKARANKEARGTKIVGMKMGLTSQAKMKQMGVENPCYGYLADYFAYGDGAEIKIDELIHPKVEAEIAFILKDDLSGPGCHIGDVLAATDFVMPAVEIIDSRYKDFKFDLKSVIADNSSSSRYVTGGRMRDIKDLDLKTLGVVMEINGEVVQLGAGAAVLGHPATSIAMLANMMGERGEVLKAGTYILSGAITAAVGVKKGDNVTVKFQDLGCLTMKFV, from the coding sequence ATGGCATTAGATAAAGCAACAATAGAAAAGCTAGCTAAGCATTGTGAAGATGCTGAGGTTCAGGCTTATGAGATTACAAAGATAACTGATGATTATCCTCAAATGACATATGAGGATGCATATGATATCCAATGGAAAGCAAGAGCTAATAAAGAAGCTAGAGGTACAAAAATAGTTGGTATGAAAATGGGTCTAACTTCTCAAGCTAAGATGAAACAAATGGGAGTTGAAAATCCTTGTTATGGATATTTAGCAGATTATTTTGCTTATGGTGATGGAGCAGAAATTAAGATTGATGAGTTAATTCATCCTAAAGTAGAAGCTGAAATTGCTTTTATTTTAAAAGATGATTTATCAGGCCCTGGGTGTCATATTGGAGATGTTTTAGCTGCAACTGATTTTGTTATGCCTGCAGTTGAAATTATTGATTCTAGATATAAAGATTTTAAATTTGATTTAAAATCAGTTATTGCTGATAACTCTTCGTCTTCTAGATATGTAACTGGTGGAAGAATGAGAGATATAAAAGACTTAGATTTAAAAACTCTAGGTGTTGTTATGGAAATAAATGGTGAAGTAGTTCAGCTTGGAGCTGGAGCTGCTGTTCTTGGTCATCCTGCAACATCAATTGCTATGTTAGCAAATATGATGGGTGAAAGAGGTGAAGTTTTAAAAGCTGGTACTTATATTCTTTCAGGTGCAATTACTGCTGCAGTGGGAGTAAAAAAAGGTGATAATGTAACTGTGAAATTTCAAGATCTTGGTTGTTTAACAATGAAGTTTGTATAA
- a CDS encoding DUF4198 domain-containing protein: MKTFLLHILFSIYASAHFLAFIPTTDNIKDDSPKINFDMMFMHPFEQTGMTMEKPIGLFLDKKELPLTSVNKYNHKAWSSSYTFKKPGVYQFYVKPTLYFEPSEEKYISHVPKVIISAFGREDGWDEPVGLKYEIIPLVKPFGVYKGNLFQGKVLHNGKPASNVEVEVELYNTFGLKTPSDAHITQVVKTDDNGIFSFVMNHKGWWGFAALIEEGEEEYKGKKYPIENGALLWIKAY, encoded by the coding sequence TTGAAAACTTTTTTACTTCACATTCTCTTTTCTATATATGCAAGTGCACATTTCTTAGCATTTATTCCAACAACGGATAATATAAAGGATGATTCTCCTAAAATAAACTTTGACATGATGTTTATGCATCCTTTTGAGCAAACTGGTATGACAATGGAAAAACCAATAGGTCTCTTTTTGGATAAGAAAGAGCTTCCTTTAACTTCTGTAAATAAATATAATCATAAGGCATGGAGTAGTAGTTATACTTTTAAAAAGCCAGGTGTTTACCAATTTTATGTAAAACCTACTCTTTATTTTGAACCTAGTGAAGAGAAGTATATCTCTCATGTTCCAAAGGTAATAATAAGTGCTTTTGGAAGAGAAGATGGTTGGGATGAACCTGTAGGTTTAAAGTATGAGATTATTCCCTTAGTTAAACCTTTTGGAGTTTACAAAGGAAATCTCTTTCAAGGTAAAGTTTTACATAATGGAAAACCTGCTTCAAATGTAGAAGTAGAAGTTGAATTATATAATACTTTTGGATTAAAAACCCCTAGTGATGCACATATAACACAAGTTGTTAAAACTGATGATAATGGCATTTTTTCTTTTGTTATGAATCATAAAGGTTGGTGGGGATTTGCTGCACTGATAGAAGAGGGTGAAGAAGAGTATAAAGGTAAAAAATATCCTATTGAAAATGGTGCGTTACTTTGGATAAAGGCTTACTAA